The following DNA comes from Candidatus Nanopelagicales bacterium.
CCGTGTTCGCGGCGAACGATCCGATCCGTGCCGGCCGGGAGTTCAGCTCCGGTCGCTATAACGACTGCGGAGCCTGGCGCGAGCCCTTGCTCCGGCGAAGAACCCGCGAGGTTCTGCCCGACGACGCGCCAAGGCCCGTCACCGCTGACCGCCCACCCGTCCATCGCCGAGGTGGCGAATGCGGGTAACGGCGTCAGTGCCAGCAGGTCGTCAGACAGCACGCGCTTGTCGAGGTCAGCGAAGTCAACGGCTTCGCTCGGCACTGGACGGGCGGCCCGGGCGGCGGCCCTCGCGTCCGCCCACGCCGGGGCCTTGAGCGGTTGCCCAGTCACCGCGATGTCGATTTGGGGCGGTGCCGGATCTGGTGGCTCGGCATCGGCGTCACTCTTCAGCTTGCCACTGGGTCGCCAGAGCCCGGATCGATGCGGCCGCCTCTTGGACGTCAGCTCCGGCAGCGACCGCGCAACCCAGAAGGTACGTCGTTACAGGGGCGGCTGGTCGCGTGACGCCGTGCGCGGTGTCCTTCGCCACGTCCAGGATCGCGTCCAGGTTGACATCCGCGTCGAGCCCCAGCTCGCTTTGAACCGCTGCGATCCAATCTGACAACATCGCGTCCACTCCTAGCGTTATCGGGGACAGATCGTCGTGCCCCTCCCGGTAGACAATAGCTGGGCTGGAGTCGCGGGCCGTAGCGAGATCTGCTGGGGAGTCCACGTCCATGAGTAGTTCCGTACCGTCCGGAGGCGGCACGCTCGCTGTCGTTATCGAGCTGAGTACCGCCCTGACCGACTGCCCCGCCGGGTCGCCTAGCGCGCGTATCGCCGCCCGCAGGGCGTTTCTGCGGTACGCGGCGCATAGTGGCTGGCTTCTGCCTGCCGCATCGGCCGGGATGAGCGCGTCCGGAGTGCCTTGTTCGTTTCCGCTGGCCGCTGAGTCCCGCTCGATCCGGCAAGCTAGGTCTTGCGCCAGTTGGCTCACGAAACCTCCGCTGAAGGGCATGTCGGTGGCGATGACCGCTACAACGTCGTGGGTGACCAGTTCCAGCCCGGCGGCGATCGCGGCGACCGGCCCGCCTCCCGGGGGGTTCTCCCGGGTGACGGCGACGTCGCGGACCGGTTGTTTCGGCGCGGGCCCTACGACGACGACCGGAACTTCAGGCGGGAGAGAGGCAAGGACGTGATCGAGGAGTGACCTTCCCCACACTGTCGCGGCTGACTTGTCCTGTCCGAGCCTGGTAC
Coding sequences within:
- a CDS encoding NTP transferase domain-containing protein codes for the protein MSERDIGNWTAIILTGGGSTRLGQDKSAATVWGRSLLDHVLASLPPEVPVVVVGPAPKQPVRDVAVTRENPPGGGPVAAIAAGLELVTHDVVAVIATDMPFSGGFVSQLAQDLACRIERDSAASGNEQGTPDALIPADAAGRSQPLCAAYRRNALRAAIRALGDPAGQSVRAVLSSITTASVPPPDGTELLMDVDSPADLATARDSSPAIVYREGHDDLSPITLGVDAMLSDWIAAVQSELGLDADVNLDAILDVAKDTAHGVTRPAAPVTTYLLGCAVAAGADVQEAAASIRALATQWQAEE